The Lycium barbarum isolate Lr01 chromosome 9, ASM1917538v2, whole genome shotgun sequence genome has a segment encoding these proteins:
- the LOC132612179 gene encoding uncharacterized protein LOC132612179 — translation MPGRPKKKRNKDADEPKKKFGKATRKGRKMTCSVCNTMRHNKEGCPIAKSSGASSSTAAAGATNATTTVGPVGATNTAATAGPTAATATDGGSVSAGGRDGAISDARGGGRGGATTGASASASGATTSTPTNAGANTQKTQSSTQQSTSTAGPKKKTYSVRSGGTNPGYKKPPQTRSKRPRAARYGVLFGEGVSVIERTGTTDRVVIVMD, via the exons ATGCCAGGTAGGCCAAAGAAAAAGAGGAATAAGGATGCTGATGAACCAAAGAAAAAATTTGGAAAAGCTACAAGGAAGGGCAGGAAAATGACATGTTCAGTATGCAACACTATGAGGCATAACAAGGAAGGATGTCCAATTGCT AAAAGTAGTGGTGCTTCTTCTTCAACTGCTGCTGCTGGTGCAACCAATGCAACAACAACTGTTGGTCCTGTTGGTGCAACCAATACAGCAGCAACTGCTGGTCCTACTGCAGCAACTGCAACTGATGGTGGTAGTGTAAGTGCAGGTGGAAGAGATGGTGCAATAAGTGATGCAAGAGGTGGTGGAAGAGGTGGTGCAACAACTGGTGCAAGTGCAAGTGCAAGTGGTGCCACAACAAGTACTCCAACAAATGCTGGTGCGAATACTCAAAAAACTCAATCAAGCACTCAACAGTCAACTAGTACTGCAGGTCCAAAGAAAAAGACTTATTCAGTTAGAAGTGGTGGGACAAATCCTGGTTATAAGAAGCCACCACAAACTAGGTCTAAGAGGCCAAGGGCAGCTCGTTATGGTGTGCTATTTGGAGAAGGTGTTAGTGTGATTGAGAGG ACTGGAACAACTGATAGAGTGGTCATAGTGATGGATTAA
- the LOC132609438 gene encoding pectinesterase inhibitor 6-like → MTWKFMLVLAWLTTLICSTTSSNKGGESYVRDACSVTRYQDLCIHSLTSFSSTAKDNPSKWARAGVSVTISQAKGVTQSLLKLRKHNSSKGRGRIAILDCVECLQDALDNLHNSLGVLRKLSSQTFNDQMGDVTTWLSAALTDEDTCLDGLEDKRRKQVKLLLNRVTNVSYITSNALALVNKLATTGPQCLENS, encoded by the coding sequence ATGACTTGGAAATTTATGCTAGTCCTAGCATGGCTAACTACACTAATTTGTTCTACGACGTCTTCGAATAAGGGAGGAGAAAGTTATGTTCGCGATGCATGCAGTGTGACTCGATACCAGGACCTCTGCATCCACTCGCTAACATCATTCTCGAGCACGGCCAAGGACAACCCTAGCAAGTGGGCCCGGGCCGGGGTCTCGGTGACAATAAGTCAAGCCAAGGGTGTCACTCAATCCTTGTTGAAATTGAGGAAACACAATTCCTCGAAAGGGAGAGGAAGAATTGCTATTTTAGACTGTGTTGAATGTTTGCAAGATGCACTTGACAATCTTCACAACTCACTTGGGGTGCTAAGAAAACTTAGCAGCCAAACTTTTAATGACCAAATGGGAGATGTGACCACTTGGCTAAGTGCTGCTCTCACTGATGAAGACACTTGCTTAGATGGACTTGAAGACAAAAGGAGAAAACAGGTTAAGTTACTCTTAAACAGAGTCACAAATGTTAGTTATATCACTAGTAATGCACTTGCTTTAGTCAACAAGCTTGCAACAACTGGACCACAATGCTTAGAAAATTCATAG